One Lagenorhynchus albirostris chromosome 7, mLagAlb1.1, whole genome shotgun sequence genomic window, aaaaaaagatggtggaaGTTACATACTGGTATTTTAGggcaatttttattattatgaaaagagCCTCTGACACCTGGACCAGGAAAATGCTTCTGTGCTGAACTGCCTAGTGACTTGACCCCTCAGCCTTGTGCATGGCCTACTCCTCAAAACCACTAAGATCTCTCTGGACCTTAACATTGATGAAAATGATTAACTTTCTGTAAAAACGAACAAAACCTGGAAAAGCCACTTTGTGTCTGCCTTCATTTCAGGACAGGATTCCATGGCTCTGCAACTTGCATGACATTTTACAAAGGTAAGAGAAAATCAGGCGCCAGGTAAGCCAGTGAGTAAAGAAAACCCATCACAAagtacaggggaaaaaatacacTCTTGAAATCACAACTGACTGCTGATATGGCATCCCAGAAATGAAATGCACCTCTATCAAGTAACCAACAATGATTTTAATCAGCCACAGATATGTAGTTTAGTTGGGTTCTGGAGTTAGCCTTCTAAACAACTCCACAATTACTAGCTGGGAATCTTGGTCAGCCACTTGGCTTCCATaaacctgtttcttcatctgaaaatggggataaataTAGTTCCTACTCACAGACTGTTGTGAGGAATTAGTGAGATGAAGCATGGgtagcacttagaacagtacctaatatatatagtaagtgctaaaaaaataataatgacgtATAGCTATACCTTAGCCACCACTTATATTGCCTCCTACTTCAAACTCTGACAACCAGGAAGATCTGGGGTCATTCATAAGTCAACAGATAACTGGCCACCAGGATTGAAGTCTCAAATTGTTCAGCTCTGTAGCATGCCTCTGAGCAAACGAGGTCCTCCCCAACCCATCTGTGGGCCAGACCCCTGGGAATCCTGGTTGGGACATGGAAGATAAAGTGGCAGGGAATAGGTTCTAAATCTTGCTGTCTCAGATGAAGTCATGTTTTATAAATCTAAAATCATGTGGGCCATATGAAATTAGAGTATACGTATGATTAAAAATCAGTTTACTTTTTTTAGACTGCACAGACATGGCTGGCAGCCCTGTCTTTGCATGGGCTTAGGGGTTTAAGGTTTGGAGTTGAGAACTCCTGCCCACTTGGGTCTCTAACATAAACAGACTTGTCAGAGAGCTAACATACTGACCTGTGATGGAAGCAGAAGTGAAGATCCTCAGGAGAATAGAGATCAGACTTCCAGGCTCAGAATAAACAAGCTCTCACTCATGGCCCTTGGGAAGAGCCAGAAGGCTCAGGTACATAGGTTTGTTGCTGATGACACACTCCATCCACTGGGTCTCCAGTCTACAGTGGCCATGAATCAAGGCAGGCCCCTTCAGAATTCTCAGTTCTGAACTGAAATTTCTAAGTACCCAAGCCAGCTTTGACCCTTCACCTCTTTATACAGTTCCTTCCTGGCCCCAAGATGACTGCCTCTTCTGGCTGGTACATGTAGGTTTAGTGGAAAGGGGGCTCACCCTCATGTATGGTCTTGAACAACACTGGTTTTCCCTTATTGGTGCCTTGTCACTCTACCTCTATTTCtggctcagtttttttttttttccttagcactGCCCTGGAAACTTCTCACATCCTTCTCACCTTGACCACACAGGGGCTGATGCTCCCTTTTCTCCTGCTCTCTCTAGCTCTGCACTGGTAACTTCCCCAGACTCCCAGCATACTGTAGAGTAGGAATGGAGAGAAGCCAGTTGTGAAATTCAAATCCCTGAATACCTGAGAGGAGAGCCTGAGCTGTGCTGTGTGCGGGGCACAGGTACCTGCCGGCAGCCACCCATGTCTACAAGTGGTGGCTCAGTCACATCCTACATCCAAGGGGCAGAGCCAATACTTACCAAGCATTTCCTGTGTGCTGGGCACCTTGATAAACTTACTCATTACAGTTCTATGGGCAGGTACTCTGAGTAGTTGCATTTAGCAGATGATGAACTGATGCTCGGGGAGGTAAATGTTACCCAAGATGCCTCACTAGTGGAAGATCTTTACCTCAAAGCCAGGACTGGCTGATACTTGGCCACCATTTGTAACACCTTCCACTGTCAGAGAAGTGGGACTCTAGTCCTCAACCTAGACTTGACaccaattattttaaatgtcttcacTCTAGCGCTCATCTTCCCCccacacactttatttttttaacagagatGTAGCCTCTGGACAGCATGTAATTCTTGCCTGTTCAGCTCTGAAGAAAGTATACAGAGACATCTTAATACAAGGAAAAGATGGTGCACCTCTGAAGTGTGATGagtcaggaaaggaagaaaagctggCTGAAGTGAAGCTTCTTGTGGTCCATCTGACTGGGTCGTTCGAGGTCATCTCTGGACGCTTACTCAAAAGAAAAGGGCATTTTATGTCCCCTGAGTTATTGCAGTCCCAGTTTGATACTTTGGAGCCCCCATCAGCTCCAGAAAATTTCATTCAAATCAGTGTGGACAAAAATCTTTCAGAGATAATTGCTACAATTATAGAAACTCTAAAATGAAGTGAGAATCATCTATATCAGTGGTCCAGAACACAACTGGGCATAACTCTGTCTCCCATCCCAAACCATGTTCCAGTATCCTTGTTGATACTGTATTCTAGATTCTTCTTAAGGTGAATAAACCATAATGTATTGAGATATGCTTGTTTGGGTGGATTTTTAGGAATCTGTGATACTCTTGTCATCATGCTCTGGCATattcagagaaaaggagaggaaacttTGAAAGTGAAGTTTCAATTGAACTTTAAATTCGTGTGACCCAATCAAATAATCAGAGGAAATTCTATATCTATGCTGTAAACCATGACTTATTTAGAACACTTTTGATCATGCCTGTACTTGGACAAATAAATTAAACCTGGCTATCCTTGGCACCCTCTGGAGATTGGTCTCAGGAGCAGAAAAGCGGACAAAATTGACCACTCACCAGCAAGTCATGTTACACCACACACctctaatttctctctctctttgagtCATTTCTAGGTAAATAAAAAGCACACGCAGTtcacagataaaaaaaaatttgcaaaggtGGAACTTGAGTGAATGAAATGCGTGACTCACTGATTCAGTCTGCCCCCACCTCATTTTAGAGACCCCTGTGAACGAGGCTGTTATCAACCTGCCCACCTTCCTGCTGTAAAAGCTGTCAATGATGGACACTAGGCAGGCTAGGAAGCAACACCAGAGGAGCTGCTATGGctgaaaactgaaacaaaacttTCCAATGGGCAGCTTTATGCCAGTGGCAGCAGGGTTGGGTGAGGCTGTGGGGAGCTTAGGGGCACTGGTGCATTGCTGGCATGCACCTTACCAGGTACCAGCAGGGAAAGCTGCAATCTGGCCAGCATGGGTTGGGTTTGAGCCCTTCCCTGTGATGGGGCTCCAGGAAGAAGCTTCCTTATCCCTCTATCCTAACTAGGGCCACAAGACCCAGCCACTTTGCAGGGCCACTGGTTGGTTCTGGCCAAAAAGTGAGTTTTGAAACCAATTACCTGTTTTCTTTCACAACGATATACATTTCCTTGTCTCAGAAACCAAAAATACAATATGTGCATGGGGTGCCAATGGAAAGAAAGGGCCCTTCTGGGTGGACAGATCTTGCCTAAGAAAATGTGGAGAGAATGAGGAAGGtgatggaagagtaagacgtggagctcaccttctcctcacagatatatcaaaaatacacctacacgtggaacaactcctacagaacacctactgaacactggcagaagacctcagacttccagaaAGGCAAGAAAGTCTCCATGTAACAGGGGTCTTGGTTCTGTGGCCAGGGGTCGagcctgagcttctgaggtgggaagAGCCGAGagcaggacactggaccaccagagaactcccggCCCCAGGGAATATCCATTGGGGAGAGccctcccagaggtctccatctcaacaccaagacctagctccactgaacggccagcaagctccagtgctgaacGCCTCAcactaaacaactagcaagacaggaacacaaccccacccattagcagagaggctgcctaaaatcatactaagttcacagacaccccaaaacacaccaactgaTGAGGCcttgcccatcagagggacaagatccaactccacccaccagaatgcaagcacaagtcccctccacaaggaagcctacacaagccactggaccaTACTCACCCACTGTGAGTGGACttaccagaagcaagaggaactatgaccctgcagcctgcagaaaggagacccccccaaaagtaagttaaacaaaatgagaagacagagaaatatgttgcagacgaaggagcaaggtaaaaacccacaagaccaaataaatgaagaggaaataggcaatctaactgaaaaagaattcagactaatgatagtaaagatgacccaaaatcttggaaatagaatgaagaaaatacaaaaacaacacgtttaacaaggacctagaaggactaaagaacaaacagtaatgaacaacacaataacaaattaaaaatactctagaaggaatcaatagcagaaaaactgaggcagaagaacagataagtgagctgcaagatagacagaatggtggaaataactgccacagagcagaattaagaaaaaagaatgaaaagaattgaggacagtctcagagagctctgggacaacactaaatgaaccaacattagaattataggggtcccagaagaagaagagaaagggtctgagaaaatatttgaagagattatagtcaaaaacttccctaacatgggacaggaaatagtcaattaagtccaggaagcacagagagtcccatacaggagaaacacactgagacacatattaatcatactaacagaaattaaattcaaagaaaaaatattaaaagcagcaacaaataacatacaagggaatccccataaggttatgaGCTGATtattcaacagaaactctgcgggccagaaggcagtggaaggatatatttaaattgatgaaagggaaaaacctacaaccaagattactctacccagcaaggatctcattcagatttgacggagaaatcaaaagctttacagacaagcaaaagctaagagaattcagcaccacaaaaccagctgtacaacaaacgctaaaggaacctctctaactgggaaacacaagagaagaaaaggacctacaaaaacaaacccaaaacaattaagaaaatggtaataggtacatacatatcaataattaccttaaatttaaatgctccaaccaaaagacacagactggctgaatggatataaaaacaagacccatatatatgctgtctacaagagacccacttcagacttagggacacatacagactgaaagtgaggggatggaaaaagatattccatgaaaatggaaatcaaaagaaagctggagtagcactactcctatcagataaaatagactttaaaataaagaatgttacaagagacaaagaaggggactcccctggtggcgcagtggttaagaatctgcctgccaatgcaggcaacacaggttcaagccctggtccaggaggattccatatgctgcggagcaactaagctcgtgtgccacgactactgagcctgcactctagagcccgcgagccacaactactgagcccacgtgccacaactactgaagcctgtgggcctagagcctgtgctctgcaacaagagaagccaccgcaatgagaagcccgcacaccgcaacgaagagtagcccccactcgccgcaactagagaaaagcccatgcacagcaacaaagacccaactcagccataaataaggaaataataaaaataaaatgctcccagtctttaaaaaaaagagacaaggaaggacactacataatgatcaagggatcaatcaaagaagatataacaattataaatatgcacccaacataggagcacctcaatacataaggcaaatgctaacagccataaaaggggaaatcgacagtaacacagtaatagtggggtactttaacacctcatttacaccaatggacagatcatccagacataaagttaataaggaaacacagcttgaaatgacacagtagaccagatagatttaaatgatacttataggacattccacccaaaagtggcagaatacactttcttctcaagggcacatgggacattctccaggacagatcacatcttaggtcacaaatcaagcctcaataaatttaagaaaactgaaatcatttcaagcatcttttccgaccacaatgctatgagattagaaattaattacaggggaaaaaactaaaaaatacaaacacatggaggataaacaatacactattaggtaaccaagagatcactgaagaaatcaaagaggaaatcaaaaaataactagagacaaatgacaatgaaaacacaacaatccaaaacctatgggatgcagcaaaagcagttctaagagggaagtttatagctatacaagcctacctcaagaaacaagaaaaatctcaaataaacaatctaacctcacacctagaaggaactagagaaagaagaacaaacaaaacccaaagttagcagaaggaaagaaatcataaatatcagagcagaaataaatgaaataaaaacaaagaaaacaatagcaaagatcaataaaactaaaagctaaacaaaattgataaacatttagccaccagactcatcaagaaaaagagggagaggactcaaatcaacaaaattagaaatgaaaaaggagaagttacagtggacactgcagaaatacaaaggatcataagagactactacaagcaactatatgccaataaattgtacaacctgcaagaaatggacaaattgttagaaacgtataaccttccaagactgaaccaggaagaaatagaaaatataattaccaatcacatgtaatgaaattgaaactgtaatttaaaatcttccaacaaacaaaagtccaggaccagatggctccacaggcaaattctatcaaacattagagaagagctaacacccatccttctcaaactcttccaaaaaattgcagaggaaggaacactcccaagctcattccacaaggccaccatcaccctgataccaaaaccaggcaaagatatcacaaaaaaacaaaactacagaccaatatcactgatgaacatacacgcaaaaatcctcaacaaaatactagcaaacagaatccaaaaacgcATTAGAAGGATGATACAGCactatcaagtgggatttatcccagggatgcaaggattctttaatatacccaaatcaatcgGTGtcatacaccatgttaacaaattaaagaataaaaaaccatatgatcatctcaatagatgcagaaaaagcttttgagaaaatccaacacccatttatgagaaaagctctccagaaaatgggcatagaggaacctaactcaacataataaaggccatacacgacaaacctacagcaaacatcattctcagtgttgaaaaactgaaagcacttcctctaagatcaggaagaagacaaggatgtccactctcaccactattgttaaacatagttttggaagtcctagccacggcaatcagagaagaaaaagaaataaaaagaatacacattggaaaagaagtaaaactgtcactgtttgtagacatcataccatacataaaaaatcctaaggatgccaccagaaaactactagagctaaatcaatgaatttggtaaagtttcaaggtacaaagttaatgcacagaaatctcttgcattcctatacactaatggtgaaaaatctgaaagagaaattaaggaaacactcccattcacctttcaacaaaaagaataaaatacctaggaataaacctacctaaggaggtaaaagacctgtactcagaaatctacaagacactgatgaaagaaatctaagatgacacaaaaagatgaagagatataccatgttcttggattggaagaatcaatattgtgaaaatgactatactacctaaagcaatctacagattcaatgcaatccctcccTGTGAaaaattggcatttttcacagaactagaacaaaaaaatcttaaaatttgtacggagacacaaaagacctcgaatagccaaagcaatcttgaaaacgaaaaagggagctggaagaagtcaggctccctgacttcacactatactacaaagctacagtaatcaagacagtatggtactggcacaaaaacagaaatacagatcaatggtacaggatagaaggcccagagttaaacccacacatctatggtcaccttatctttgataaaggaggcaagactatacaatggagaaaagacagcctcttcaataagtggtgctgggaaaactggacagctacatgtaaaagaatgaaattagaacactctctaacaccatacacaaaaataaactcaaaatggattaaagacataaatgtaagactggacactataaaactcttagaggaaaacacaggaaaaacactctgacgtaaatcacagcaagatcttgacccaccttctagagtaatgaaaataaaaataaacaatgggacctaatgaaacttcaaagcttttgcacagcaaaggaaaccataaacaagacaaaaagtcaaccctcaggatgggagaaaatatttgcaaacaaagcagtggacaagggattaatctccaaaatatacaaacagctcacggagctcagtatcaaaaaaacaaacaacccagtcaaaaaatgggccaaagacctaaatagacatttctccaaagaagacatacagatggccaacaaacacatgaaaagctgctcaacatcactaattattagagaaatgcaaatcaaaactacagtgaggtatcacctcacaccggtcagaatggccatcttcaaaaaatctacaaacaataaatgcaggagtgggtgtgaagaaaagggaaccctcttgcactgttggtgggaatgtaaactgatacagccactactgagaacagtatggaggttccttaaaaaactaaaagtggaattaccatatgacccagcaatcccactactgggcatatacctgagaaaactataattcaaaaagacacat contains:
- the IDNK gene encoding probable gluconokinase isoform X3 gives rise to the protein MAAPSALLVMGVSGSGKSTVGTLLSSQLGWKFYDADDYHPEENRMKMGKGIPLNDQDRIPWLCNLHDILQRDVASGQHVILACSALKKVYRDILIQGKDGAPLKCDESGKEEKLAEVKLLVVHLTGSFEVISGRLLKRKGHFMSPELLQSQFDTLEPPSAPENFIQISVDKNLSEIIATIIETLK
- the IDNK gene encoding probable gluconokinase isoform X4, encoding MKMGKGIPLNDQDRIPWLCNLHDILQRDVASGQHVILACSALKKVYRDILIQGKDGAPLKCDESGKEEKLAEVKLLVVHLTGSFEVISGRLLKRKGHFMSPELLQSQFDTLEPPSAPENFIQISVDKNLSEIIATIIETLK
- the IDNK gene encoding probable gluconokinase isoform X2 — its product is MEEAQRRLGKGSHVTSMSSPQIHRRHPAVIPGWKFYDADDYHPEENRMKMGKGIPLNDQDRIPWLCNLHDILQRDVASGQHVILACSALKKVYRDILIQGKDGAPLKCDESGKEEKLAEVKLLVVHLTGSFEVISGRLLKRKGHFMSPELLQSQFDTLEPPSAPENFIQISVDKNLSEIIATIIETLK
- the IDNK gene encoding probable gluconokinase isoform X1, which produces MAAPSALLVMGVSGSGNPLLPRAPRMEEAQRRLGKGSHVTSMSSPQIHRRHPAVIPGWKFYDADDYHPEENRMKMGKGIPLNDQDRIPWLCNLHDILQRDVASGQHVILACSALKKVYRDILIQGKDGAPLKCDESGKEEKLAEVKLLVVHLTGSFEVISGRLLKRKGHFMSPELLQSQFDTLEPPSAPENFIQISVDKNLSEIIATIIETLK